One part of the Phragmites australis chromosome 3, lpPhrAust1.1, whole genome shotgun sequence genome encodes these proteins:
- the LOC133912373 gene encoding neutral/alkaline invertase 1, mitochondrial produces the protein MAAAAIAHLRHGARRHALLCLLLSRRRFSSSAAAVSPLTAAARRLLSTTADSATSSSGERYKPPPFDPFRAATLSPSAPPLESPPSSPPPPEEAAASEAAHEQATLACQEVELEGLKAGVEAVRRREGSSEEKEAWWLLGRAVVNYCGSAVGTVAANDPSTSNQLNYDQVFIRDFVPSAIAFLLKGESDIVKNFLLHTLQLQSWEKTVDCYSPGQGLMPASFKVRSVPLDGNSEAFEEVLDPDFGESAIGRVAPVDSGLWWIILLRAYGKITGDFALQERVDVQTGIRLILNLCLSDGFDMFPTLLVTDGSCMIDRRMGIHGHPLEIQALFYSAVRCAREMIGVNDGSKNLIRAINNRLSALSFHIREYYWVDMKKINEIYRYKTEEYSYDAINKFNIYPEQIPSWLADWIPEKGGYLIGNLQPAHMDFRFFSLGNLWAIVSSLATQRQAEGILNLIEAKWDDIVANMPLKICYPALENEEWRIITGSDPKNTPWSYHNGGSWPTLLWQFTLACIKMGRRDLALRAVEVAEKRLSNDKWPEYYDTRTGRFIGKQSRLYQTWTIAGYLSSKMLLDCPEMASILICEEDFELLEGCACSVNKSARIKCSRRAAKSQVLV, from the exons ATggcggccgccgccatcgcccaCCTCCGACACGGCGCGAGGCGCCACGCGCTCCTATGCCTCTTGCTCTCGCGCCgccgcttctcctcctccgccgccgcggttTCCCCGCTCACTGCGGCCGCGCGGCGCCTCCTCTCCACGACGGCCGACTCCGCCACGTCCTCATCCGGGGAGCGCTACAAGCCCCCGCCCTTCGACCCGTTCCGCGCCGCCACTCTATCGCCCTCGGCCCCGCCGCTTGagtcgcccccgagcagcccGCCGCCACCGGAGGAGGCGGCCGCGTCCGAGGCGGCGCACGAGCAGGCGACGCTGGCGTGCCAGGAGGTGGAGCTGGAGGGCCTGAAGGCAGGGGTGGAGGCGGTGAGGAGAAGGGAGGGGTCGtcggaggagaaggaggcgtgGTGGCTGCTCGGCCGCGCAGTCGTCAACTACTGCGGTAGCGCCGTCGGGACGGTGGCGGCGAACGACCCGTCCACGTCTAACCAGCTCAATTACGACCAGGTGTTCATCAGGGACTTCGTGCCGTCGGCCATCGCGTTCCTTCTCAAGGGGGAGAGCGATATCGTGAAGAACTTCCTGCTCCACACCTTGCAGCTCCAG AGTTGGGAGAAGACAGTGGATTGCTATAGTCCTGGTCAGGGGTTGATGCCTGCTAGTTTCAAAGTTAGATCCGTGCCTTTAGATGGAAACAGTGAAGCATTTGAGGAGGTCCTCGATCCTGATTTTGGAGAGTCAGCCATTGGACGTGTAGCGCCAGTTGACTCTG GTCTTTGGTGGATAATCCTGTTGAGGGCATATGGCAAAATTACTGGAGACTTTGCTCTGCAAGAAAGGGTTGATGTGCAAACAGGCATCAGATTAATCCTGAATTTATGCTTGTCTGATGGATTTGACATGTTTCCTACATTGCTAGTAACTGATGGATCATGTATGATTGATCGGCGGATGGGAATCCATGGGCATCCTCTTGAAATCCAG GCTCTGTTCTATTCTGCTGTGCGCTGTGCCCGTGAAATGATCGGTGTTAATGATGGATCGAAGAACCTGATCCGTGCTATCAACAACAGGCTCAGTGCTTTATCATTTCACATCAGAGAGTATTATTGGGTTGATATGAAGAAGATAAATGAAATTTATCGCTACAAGACTGAAGAGTACTCCTATGATGCTATTAATAAGTTCAACATCTACCCAGAGCAGATTCCTTCTTGGCTTGCAGACTGGATTCCTGAGAAAGGTGGTTACCTTATAGGCAATCTACAGCCAGCTCACATGGATTTTAGGTTTTTTTCTCTTGGGAATCTCTGGGCGATTGTCTCATCTCTTGCTACTCAAAGGCAAGCAGAGGGTATTCTGAACCTCATTGAAGCCAAATGGGATGACATAGTAGCAAATATGCCTCTCAAGATATGCTACCCTGCACTAGAGAATGAGGAGTGGCGTATCATTACCGGCAGTGACCCCAAAAACAC GCCCTGGTCGTATCACAATGGTGGTTCTTGGCCTACATTGTTATGGCAG TTCACCCTAGCATGTATCAAGATGGGTAGGCGTGACTTAGCATTGAGGGCTGTTGAAGTGGCAGAAAAGAGGCTCTCAAATGACAAGTGGCCGGAATATTATGACACCAGGACAGGAAGGTTTATTGGGAAACAATCACGGCTATATCAAACCTGGACCATTGCAGGATATCTTAGCTCCAAAATGTTATTGGACTGTCCCGAGATGGCATCAATACTTATATGTGAGGAAGACTTCGAGCTATTGGAAGGGTGTGCTTGCAGCGTGAACAAGAGCGCTCGCATCAAATGCTCGCGTCGTGCGGCCAAGTCGCAGGTCCTTGTGTAG